In Drosophila pseudoobscura strain MV-25-SWS-2005 chromosome 4, UCI_Dpse_MV25, whole genome shotgun sequence, the following proteins share a genomic window:
- the LOC6902949 gene encoding uncharacterized protein, with amino-acid sequence MVSLQKAGLQDLEHLQKLYACDLSKYCTEFQCLDSFIGLYTTRLHLKNVEVFTLPDQELGLFVIVDRYQIFVGCLDTENSEQLLEQALHQLDWWGGMQCSSIRSRYGAAVARVVKSKVPPLKFDLENNLYFLPKEEALELDVEVPSGFFLKALSQQDAHVVDSSWEWSHSGSFFFIERQILTSICVGLYQEDNQELVAWCIRAQDGFLAALQVKDSHQRRGFGAVVVKEYSRRVALLDYDVIAEVYPGNKASSGLFRKLGFKVIDQCRWLATVPSQGDFTWPDGE; translated from the exons ATGGTGTCCCTCCAGAAGGCGGGCCTCCAGGACCTGGAGCACCTGCAGAAACTTTACGCTTGCGACCTCTCCAAGTATTGTACAGAGTTCCAGTGTCTGGACAGTTTCATTGGTCTCTATACGACTCGGTTGCATCTCAAGAATGTGGAAGTTTTCACCCTGCCGGACCAAGAACTTGGGCTGTTTGTGATTGTG GATCGCTATCAGATCTTCGTCGGTTGTTTGGATACTGAGAACTCGGAGCAACTGTTGGAGCAGGCCCTACACCAGCTGGACTGGTGGGGAGGCATGCAATGTTCCTCCATACGAAGCAGATATGGTGCGGCTGTCGCCCGAGTCGTAAAAAGCAAAGTGCCGCCATTGAAGTTCGATCTGGAAAATAATTTGTACTTTCTTCCAAAGGAAGAGGCTTTGGAGTTGGACGTGGA AGTTCCCTCTGGGTTCTTTTTGAAAGCATTGTCGCAGCAGGACGCTCACGTGGTAGACAGCTCCTGGGAATGGAGTCATTCGGGTTCGTTCTTTTTTATTGAACGTCAAATTCTCACGAGCATCTGCGTGGGCCTGTACCAGGAAGATAACCAAGAGCTGGTTGCTTGGTGTATAAG AGCACAAGATGGATTTCTGGCTGCCCTCCAGGTCAAAGATTCGCACCAACGTCGCGGCTTTGGGGCTGTGGTGGTGAAAGAGTATTCCAGACGAGTTGCCCTGCTGGATTATGATGTTATAGCCGAAGTTTATCCGGGAAACAAGGCTTCTTCAGGCTTGTTTCGCAAATTGGGCTTCAAGGTCATCGATCAGTGCCGTTGGCTGGCGACAGTGCCTTCCCAAGGCGACTTCACCTGGCCAGATGGAGAATGA
- the LOC4816799 gene encoding uncharacterized protein, translating into MATEHQLTKIADIADLRALQGLYLKDWPKHCVGYFWLDNYLRWLQDDPEIRHLTFYTLDNDWATDGLFLLVHRYQLFFCNLSRRRPQLKLALSLLDWSGGYKVSAIHEEHHLVYRELLAELQLGMDREKNTIMYRLCCQKAKELEVECPSGYYLDKVRLEHAELVNDLWSARHPGSLYLIQLLISKNTNIGLYERETGMLCAWCLRLQSGFLGALEVRKSHQRRGLGMIVAAAISQSIAKDLQQDVTALVNLSNSAACRLFEKLQFTLVQGEHYYWSMSLPKTGGQIDWPNNE; encoded by the exons ATGGCAACGGAACACCAGCTGACAAAGATTGCGGATATAGCTGATCTGCGGGCACTACAGGGACTATATCTGAAAGATTGGCCGAAGCACTGCGTGGGCTACTTCTGGCTGGACAACTATTTGAGGTGGTTGCAAGATGATCCAGAAATCAGGCACTTGACCTTCTACACGCTGGACAATGATTGGGCGACCGATGGACTATTTCTACTCGTG CATCGCTATCAACTGTTCTTCTGTAACCTGAGTAGACGGAGACCGCAGCTGAAACTGGCTCTGAGTCTGCTGGACTGGTCTGGCGGCTACAAAGTGAGTGCCATTCACGAAGAGCATCATCTGGTGTACAGGGAGCTGCTGGCAGAACTTCAACTAGGAATGGATCGAGAGAAAAACACCATTATGTATCGACTATGCTGTCAGAAGGCCAAGGAACTGGAAGTCGAGTGTCCCTCGGGCTACTACTTGGACAAAGTGAGGCTGGAGCATGCAGAACTTGTCAATGATCTGTGGTCCGCTCGTCATCCGGGCAGTCTGTATCTCATTCAACTGCTGAtttcaaaaaatacaaacatagGTTTATACGAAAGGGAAACCGGGATGCTGTGTGCCTGGTGCTTGAG ACTGCAAAGCGGCTTCCTGGGAGCCCTGGAGGTGCGTAAATCCCATCAGCGTCGCGGTCTGGGTATGATTGTAGCTGCTGCCATATCCCAATCAATAGCAAAGGACCTGCAGCAGGATGTGACGGCTCTAGTTAATTTAAGCAATTCAGCTGCCTGCAGGCTGTTCGAGAAGCTACAGTTTACGTTGGTGCAGGGCGAGCACTACTACTGGAGCATGAGCCTACCCAAAACGGGCGGCCAGATAGACTGGCCCAACAATGAATAA
- the LOC26532393 gene encoding uncharacterized protein produces the protein MLHQGPVIDGGIDGSRPRESNAGVQLQDAGLKYPRQTESYPIIIEAYSGQTESYPSQTESSHSRTETHPSQNPYPAATMILRSGHRNKDFDYGNHWRDYAGY, from the exons ATGCTGCATCAGGGACCAGTGATCGACGGCGGAATTGATGGTTCACGCCCACGGGAATCAAACGCTGGGGTTCAGCTTCAAGACGC GGGACTTAAGTACCCCCGCCAGACGGAGTCTTATCCAATCATTATCGAAGCATATTCGGGACAGACCGAGTCCtatcccagccagacagaatcgTCTCATAGCAGGACAGAAACGCACCCCTCGCAAAATCCGTACCCAGCAGCCACTATGATCCTTCGTTCTGGCCATCgaaacaaggactttgactatggcaaCCATTGGAGGGACTACGCGGGCTACTAG
- the LOC117184024 gene encoding uncharacterized protein, producing the protein MLHQGPVIDGGIDGSRPRESNAGVQLQDAGLKYPRQTESYPIIIEAYSGQTESYPSQTESSHSRTETHPSQNPYPAATMILRSGHRNKDFDYGNHWRDYAGY; encoded by the exons ATGCTGCATCAGGGACCAGTGATCGACGGCGGAATTGATGGTTCACGCCCACGGGAATCAAACGCTGGGGTTCAGCTTCAAGACGC GGGACTTAAGTACCCCCGCCAGACGGAGTCTTATCCAATCATTATCGAAGCATATTCGGGACAGACCGAGTCCtatcccagccagacagaatcgTCTCATAGCAGGACAGAAACGCACCCCTCGCAAAATCCGTACCCAGCAGCCACCATGATCCTTCGTTCTGGCCATCgaaacaaggactttgactatggcaaCCATTGGAGGGACTACGCGGGCTACTAG
- the LOC4817069 gene encoding early growth response protein 1, with the protein MREKDHSPRKMLPSPKQGCVYPALGLVPTSYISHVPYDLAAASTISSSSSASSATTTTTTAAARQQHLHPQQLHHGGKAKRRSSYDQPLDLRLAHKRKTDLDPSMDGGPMEDENSNLIMFASELAAAQQKEKELNNNHIAASLADLGFDMSRKMLRALREGGAGSGAAGPATPLGAVPPQCTVPAVHPTLLEAMTKTLPLQYRNVFAGVLPGKASTAAVSTSPTGGEFNFRHPLKKCELTWPPPTEQLQLELPGGGGGMGNPSGGKTAPHPQLQDYQTRQHSRKAKARAPASTGGQTGPGAASLPQRNKDRYTCKFCGKVFPRSANLTRHLRTHTGEQPYKCKYCERSFSISSNLQRHVRNIHNKERPFKCEICERCFGQQTNLDRHLKKHESDAVSLSALSGVSERMHCIRRFCENPSEESYFEEIRTFMGKVTQQQQQQQQQHHQQQQNHHQSVTTPRSSASSSCSSSHTPTSSRHTPTQSDTSEALAQELRRLQAERIKVGEDSNDAASGAARTASPAAEEEDSKPILELKKTLTSKLFPTTTPKVTPAAAAVTVKEEQQP; encoded by the coding sequence ATGAGAGAGAAAGACCACTCACCAAGAAAGATGCTTCCTAGCCCGAAACAGGGCTGCGTTTACCCTGCCTTAGGATTAGTACCCACATCGTATATATCACACGTACCTTACGACCTGGCAGCCGCCTCGACGatatcctcctcctcctccgcctcctcggCGACGACGACCACCACAACGGCGGCGGcccggcagcagcatctgcaTCCGCAGCAGCTCCATCATGGCGGCAAGGccaagaggaggagcagctatGACCAGCCGCTGGATCTGCGGCTGGCCCACAAGCGGAAGACGGATCTGGATCCGTCCATGGACGGAGGTCCCATGGAGGACGAAAACAGCAACCTAATCATGTTCGCCAGCGAACTGGCCGCCGcccagcagaaggagaaggagctgaACAACAACCACATAGCCGCCTCCCTGGCGGATCTCGGCTTTGACATGAGCCGCAAGATGCTGCGAGCCCTACGGGAGGGGGGAGCGGGCAGCGGGGCAGCCGGGCCTGCCACACCCCTGGGTGCCGTGCCTCCGCAGTGCACGGTGCCCGCAGTGCATCCCACGCTCCTCGAGGCCATGACCAAGACGCTGCCACTGCAGTACAGGAATGTCTTTGCAGGTGTGCTACCGGGAAAGGCCAGCACTGCGGCTGTCTCCACGAGCCCCACGGGCGGCGAGTTCAACTTCCGTCATCCGCTGAAGAAATGCGAGCTGACATGGCCCCCGCCCACAGAGCAATTGCAGCTGGAACTgccaggaggtggaggaggtaTGGGAAATCCCAGCGGCGGAAAGACGGCTCCACATCCCCAGCTGCAGGACTACCAGACGCGCCAGCATTCGCGGAAGGCCAAGGCAAGAGCTCCGGCGTCCACAGGTGGCCAGACTGGCCCCGGAGCCGCCTCCCTGCCGCAGCGGAACAAGGATCGGTACACGTGCAAGTTCTGCGGCAAGGTGTTCCCCCGATCGGCAAACCTCACGCGCCACCTGCGCACTCACACGGGCGAGCAGCCGTACAAATGCAAATACTGCGAACGTTCCTTCAGCATATCCTCGAACTTGCAGCGCCACGTGCGGAATATCCACAACAAGGAGCGGCCCTTCAAGTGCGAGATCTGCGAGCGCTGCTTCGGCCAGCAGACGAATCTTGACCGGCACCTGAAGAAGCACGAATCGGACGCGGTGTCGCTGAGTGCCTTGAGCGGGGTGAGCGAACGGATGCACTGCATCCGACGCTTCTGCGAGAACCCCAGCGAGGAGTCCTACTTTGAGGAGATCCGCACCTTCATGGGGAAGgtcacccagcagcagcaacagcaacagcaacagcatcaccagcagcagcagaaccatcATCAGTCAGTGACCACGCCCCGTAGCTCGGCCTCCAGCTCGTGCTCCTCCTCGCATACGCCCACATCCTCGCGCCACACACCCACGCAGTCGGACACATCGGAGGCCCTGGCCCAAGAGCTGCGGCGCCTGCAGGCGGAACGTATCAAAGTCGGAGAAGATAGCAATGATGCAGCATCAGGAGCAGCGAGAACTGCTTCCCCAGCGGCTGAGGAGGAAGACTCCAAGCCCATCCTCGAGCTGAAGAAGACCCTGACTTCAAAGCTATTTCCCACTACCACACCGAAAGTTacgccagctgctgctgctgtcaccgtgaaggaggagcagcagccctAA